The following are from one region of the Mangifera indica cultivar Alphonso chromosome 14, CATAS_Mindica_2.1, whole genome shotgun sequence genome:
- the LOC123196579 gene encoding cation/H(+) antiporter 15-like, with protein MRMFFIVLKPLRQPRFVAEVAASILLGPTIIGFFNVPELESQVFTSLYPFENSLLLESFSTLGLTYYMFLVGLEMDLSTIRHMDKKSWNIAIIGSIFPFFFGASLYYLPTLQGKDVILAPLGALFWAITLTMTSFPDLARILSDFKLLHTEIGKIDLSSTIINDISTWVLFVGTIITSRGIGYEVARGTIPLVAFVVICLFVLRPSIAWFIKRTKKKGGRYCDMHIYFILIGVVIFGCVADACWSHSLVGGYLFGLIVPRGELAINVMERSEKFVTGIMLPSFLISSGLRTSLDDIGIQPKWGTLIFIITFATSAKIVSTFCVALCCGMSSRDSLILGGVMNTKGFFTLIVLNEGRSLPALDNMSMGVMVLTILFRKSLVGPMVFLINRAGKSIINLLQVSNSTERSPISVFAVHLVELSRATPLLIVHNTPEYTSHNKSRRGNTELDHIITALKDYEDRNEAVFVYPLTAVSPYPTMHEDIVTLTKDKDVTIILIPFHKQLTADGELRDDHHPIRDVHRKLLEKAPCSVGILVDRGLTFHIGSNASSGRRELRVAVIFIGGADDQEALSYAWRMAGTMRVTLTVVRFQLAKDPDVDKVAEGEKTLHWSDDEYINEFRFESVLDKSISYHEKLVQNSEELETTIREQYNSFDLYIVGRGLGVKSPLIKGLKEVGDNPELGAMGEVLVSSKRTAHASVFVVQQSTSGALDATLPHRKRKLVKKDWASPILNPDYDAIVQQKKRG; from the exons ATGCGCATGTTCTTCATTGTCCTCAAACCTCTTCGTCAGCCTCGTTTTGTGGCTGAAGTTGCT GCTAGCATTCTCCTCGGACCGACTATAATTGGGTTTTTTAATGTTCCGGAATTGGAGTCCCAAGTTTTCACGTCGCTCTACCCTTTCGAGAACAGCTTGTTATTAGAGTCATTTTCCACCTTAGGACTCACTTACTACATGTTCTTGGTGGGGTTAGAGATGGACTTGTCCACGATAAGGCACATGGATAAGAAGTCATGGAACATTGCCATTATAGGATCCATTTTCCCATTTTTTTTTGGTGCAAGCTTATACTATTTACCTACACTTCAAGGCAAGGATGTAATCTTAGCTCCACTTGGTGCTTTGTTCTGGGCTATAACGTTAACTATGACAAGCTTCCCAGACCTGGCCAGGATCCTTTCGGATTTCAAACTTCTCCACACGGAAATTGGCAAAATTGACTTAAGTTCTACTATCATTAACGATATCAGTACTTGGGTCCTTTTTGTTGGAACAATAATCACATCTAGAGGTATTGGCTACGAAGTGGCCAGAGGGACAATTCCCTTAGTTGCCTTCGTTGTAATCTGCTTGTTTGTATTGCGTCCAAGTATTGCTTGGTTCATAAAACGGACCAAAAAGAAAGGAGGCAGATACTGCGATATGCATATATACTTCATTCTCATTGGCGTAGTTATATTTGGATGCGTTGCAGATGCATGTTGGTCGCATTCCCTGGTCGGTGGTTATCTATTTGGACTCATTGTCCCAAGAGGAGAGCTCGCCATTAATGTCATGGAAAGAAGTGAAAAGTTTGTGACTGGAATTATGTTGCCAAGCTTTCTTATCAGTAGTGGGCTTAGAACCAGCCTTGACGATATAGGAATTCAACCTAAATGGGGAACTTTGATTTTCATTATAACTTTTGCTACGTCTGCAAAGATTGTGAGTACTTTCTGTGTTGCTTTGTGTTGTGGCATGTCTTCTAGGGATAGTTTGATTCTTGGGGGTGTTATGAATACGAAAGGGTTTTTTACACTCATCGTTCTAAATGAAGGCCGGAGCTTGCCG GCTTTGGACAACATGTCAATGGGTGTAATGGTGTTAACAATTCTGTTCAGGAAGAGTTTGGTAGGGCCAATGGTCTTCTTAATCAACCGAGCCGGAAAGA GTATCATCAACCTCCTCCAAGTCTCCAATTCCACAGAGAGATCCCCAATTTCCGTTTTTGCAGTCCACCTAGTCGAGCTCAGTAGAGCTACCCCATTGCTGATTGTGCACAATACACCTGAGTATACATCTCACAACAAATCTCGTAGAGGAAACACAGAGTTAGACCATATAATTACTGCCTTAAAAGACTATGAAGACAGGAACGAAGCAGTCTTCGTTTATCCACTTACCGCCGTATCGCCTTACCCCACAATGCacgaggacatcgtcacgcttACCAAGGATAAGGATGTCACAATCATTTTAATCCCATTTCACAAGCAACTAACAGCAGACGGTGAACTGCGTGATGACCACCATCCAATAAGGGATGTGCACAGAAAATTGCTAGAAAAGGCACCATGTTCTGTGGGCATACTCGTTGATCGTGGACTTACATTTCACATAGGCTCAAACGCATCCAGCGGCAGGCGGGAGCTCCGAGTCGCCGTAATCTTTATCGGTGGAGCTGACGACCAGGAGGCCTTAAGTTATGCTTGGAGAATGGCAGGGACAATGCGCGTTACCTTAACTGTGGTGCGGTTTCAATTAGCAAAAGATCCAGATGTAGATAAAGTGGCAGAAGGGGAGAAGACTCTGCATTGGTCTGATGATGAATACATCAACGAGTTCAGGTTTGAGTCAGTGTTGGATAAGTCAATAAGTTATCATGAAAAACTAGTTCAAAATAGCGAAGAACTTGAGACGACCATCAGAGAACAGTACAATAGCTTTGATCTTTATATAGTTGGGCGAGGGTTAGGAGTAAAATCACCATTGATAAAAGGACTAAAAGAAGTGGGTGACAATCCGGAGCTAGGAGCAATGGGAGAGGTATTGGTGTCATCCAAACGTACAGCACATGCATCAGTTTTTGTAGTGCAACAATCTACTTCGGGGGCACTGGATGCTACATTGCCCCATCGCAAGAGGAAATTGGTTAAAAAGGATTGGGCTTCACCCATTTTGAATCCTGATTATGACGCCATTGTGCAGCAGAAAAAGAGGGGCTAG